The genomic window CCAGTCCCTGAAGACCAACCCGAACATCTATAATGGCGATCTGCTAGGCTTTGATACGACACCGACGGGAGGCCTCACCCGTGATCAGGTGATCGCGCAGCAGTTGGCCGAGGGCGGACGGATCAACCAGAACTTTGCCCTCCCGGCTGCCACCGTAAATGTGGACGTCACCGAGCAGGTTTCCTTCATGGCTGGGTATTCGCAGACATTGGCGCAGCCGTCGTTCCGTGAGTTGTCGCCGTATTTTTCGCGTGAGTTGGGGACGGGGGACATCGTCGTGGGCAACCCGCTTCTGCAAACCTCGGAGGTGGAGAGTTTCGACCTCGGGGTGGAGTACCGCCCCTGGGAGGGAGCCATTATCGGCGTGGGTGCTTTCTATAAGACGGTCGAGAACCCGATCGAGCAAATCGCCATCTACGATAAAAATACCAACACGACCGTGATGACCTACTTTAACAACCCGAACACGGCTCGCCTCAAAGGAATCGAGTTCCAGTTTGGGACAGACTTCGCATTCGTTGCGGACGAGTTGGAGTATTTTTCCTTCGGCATGAACTTTGCCTACATCGATGCCAAAGTAGCCTTCCCGGATGAGGTTCGGATGACCTACATCAACACGATCAACGGCAACAGCCCGAACGCTGGGACCACCGACGGGCAGACCATCACCTTGCGTAATATGCCCAACGACCGCCGGCTGTTCGACCAGCCCGAGTACATCGTCAACGCCAACGTCACCTATAATAATCCGGACTGGGGGACGGCTGTCACGCTTTCGATCTTCGCGCAGAGCGATGTGCTCACGACGGTGGGCTCGGGGGCGGACCTGAGCATCGACCAGTATTCGGCACCTTTCTACACACTGGATCTGACTATCAGCCAGAATATCACGGATAATCTTCAGTTCCAGTTCAGCGTCAGCAACCTGACCGATACTTCCCGCAGCATCATTTATTCGCAGGAGATGACGAACGAGACCATCTACGGCGAATCCGTCAAGATCGGGCAGACTTTCAAGTTCGCGCTGGAGTACACCTTTTAACTGCGGCGGGCAATTTGATCTGGAGCCGGGGCCGGGATTACGCAGCTCAGACTTGAAAAATTGATTATCAATGTAACGCAAATGTGACCGTGTGGCCATCGGTTTGCCATGCAAGCCCGTCATAATGCGGCCTGTTTTTCAACCCTGACAAACTCTGAACACTACTATGACCAAACAACTCACACTAGGCGCTACCGCCGTTGTCATGTCAGTCGCTTCGGCCTTTGCTGCGCCGATCGTGCTCGACCAAACGTACTCGGGCATTTCCTATGACAGCGGACGGAAGATGTATCTTCTGACCGCGGACGTCAACCTCCCCGCCAACGGAAACGATGGCTACATCATCGAAGGAAATCTCGTCGTGCCCGCGGGCATGACCCTGACCCTGCAGCCGGGCGTCATCATGCGCGGCCAGCCGGAGTTTGATCCTAATACCGACATCCCCGGTGCTCTGGTTGTTGCCCGTGACGGTACGCTGATCGCCGAAGGCACCGCCAGCAACCCGATCATCTTCACGACCGCTGCTGATACCAACCGCCAGCGCTGGCAGTCCGGTGACACTTTCCTGGACGCCGACCCGAAGAATAACCCGCTGCCTCCCGTCACCGTTGTTGACGCCGAGACCTCGTACGCCAACACCTCGCTGTGGGGAGCTGTTACGCTGCTCGGTAATGCGCCGACCAATCTCGGTATCAATGCTTCTGACGTGGGCTATGCTCCGTACACGACGCAGCCCGGACTCGGCATCATCGAAGGTTTTGGCATCAATGAGCCCGAGTTCGTATATGGTGGCAGCCAGCCCAATGACAGCTCTGGTTCCCTGCGTTACGTTTCGATCCGCCACACCGGTTCGACTTTCGGTAACGCCAGTGAGCAGCAGGGGCTGACCCTTGGCGCTGTTGGCTACGGCACTCAGCTCGAGTACATCGACATCTACTGCTCCTCGGACGACGGTATCGAGATCTTCGGCGGCACCGCAGCTTTGAAGTACCTCATGATCAGCTACGCCAAGGACGACTCCCTCGACCTTGACCAGGGCTACACCGGCTTTGTCCAGTTTGCCTTCATTCTCGGTAACGGCTTGGCTGGTGATACCGCCGCGCTGCTCGGACCGGCCAGCCTGGCTGAATGGGACGGCGACGACGTGGGCGAGCCCGGCAATAACCTGAACACGGTTAACGGCGCTCCCTTCTCCAGCCCGACCCTGTACAACATCACCTTCTTCGGTGGCAACAGCCGGACCTTCAGCGACGGTGCGATCCTGCGCCTGCGCCACAACTTCGGCGGCAACCTCTACAACTCCATCGTTGCCTTCGCCGAAAACGGCCAGAACGGCCTGGTCAAGGTCCTCGGCTCCGACAACTACAATGTTGATGGCTCCAACACACCGCACGCCGCCATCCTCTATGGCTACCCGAACCCGAGTGCCACGGAACAGGCTGCTGCCGGTACCCTCAACATTGCCGGTACGCTCTTCTGGAAGGTCGGTGACAGTGTCGCTGCCAATGTAGCTGCCAACGACACCACGCTGGAAATCCTCACCAATAATGCCACCTCCGGCGTGACCGGTATCACCTGCCCTGGTGCCTTCGGTAACGTGGTCGCCAACTCCGGCGCCTCCAATCCGTTCTTCGGCCAGACCGGCAACGCTGCCGACGCCAACGACCAGACCACCGCCAATGGTGTCAATCCGGTTCCGCTCTCGGCTACCGCGGTTGCGGCCACTGTCGGATACACAGGTACCTTCTTCGACGAAGTGACCTACAGCGGTGCCTTCGCGCCGAGCTTCTACACCCCGCTCTACACCAACGGATGGACCGCCATGAATGCTCGCGGCATCCTCGTCAATTCGGGCCTTTAATCCTGGTCGAATTACAATTGTTAATAAACAAATCCTGATGCGCAGGGGAGGTTATCCCTCCCCTGCGACAACATAAAAATCTATGAAAAAAATCCTTCTCGCGACAGCCATCTTTGGCGCCGCTTCTCTGCTGAACGCGGATATCCTGGTTGGCTTTTCCTTCAACGGTATGAGCAATGGCGGAAACAGCAGCTTTGCTGTGGGCGACATTTCTGATATCACCGGTGACACCGATGCCGCTGATACTGGCGGCTTTCAGGGTACCTCCAACGGTAGCCTTTATTATGGAGGCACGAATGGTTCGAGTAATTTCAATATGACGGGCGGTTTCCCTCCCGGCACTGCAGGTTACGAAGCATTCAATCTCCCGCAGAACAATATCCTGTCCGACCGTGTTGGTGCGCCGAATCTGAACCAGTACACGACTCCGTCTTCACTGTTGTTCTACAATACGCCGTTCGGTGACGCCAGCGGGAGCACGTTTGTCATTGAGATCAATGGCCTGAGTGAAGGTGTTTACTCGGACATCGTTCTGAGCTATGCCGCCGCTAATCAAACTGGTACAGGCAGCTCCACTATCCTCTGGGAAGTGAGCTACACCAGCTTTGACAGTGGCTTCTCCTCGATCAGTGAAGACACCGTCACCAGCACGATTGCCGATGGTGGTACGGGCCAGGCCTTCTCCCATAACGTTTCCGGCAGCGGTTCTTCCGTCTGGATTCGCGGGACGGTTGACAACATCGTCCTGGGTAACCCTCTGATGCTGGACAACATCCTCATCTCGGGTAACGTCGTGCCGGAGCCCTCCACCTACGCGGCTATCGCTGGTGGTCTCGCACTCGCCTTCGTGGCCCTGCGCCGCCGTCTGCGCAAGTAGTAGAGGACAAGGTTTTAAGAATACTGCACTGCTTTCATGCAAAAGCGCCTCCCGGTCGGGAGGCGCTTTTTTGTGACCGGGTAAGACCGGTGACGTGTATTCAAAAAGTATGACGTTAATTTGCTCAGACGGGAACGGGAGCGGCGATGGAGGCCAGGTCGAGCACGGTGTGGCTGACTTTGCCCGCGTTGAGTGCCTCCATGTCGTCGAGTTGGCCGTCGGGGGCGGGTTCGCGTTCGACCTTGTTGAAGCGGAAGGAGCTGTCTCCGGCTTTTGCGAAAAGCGAGTGCATCGGCATAGGGGAGGGGATCGTGCGCACAACTTCGCTGTCGGCGAAGGTGCGCCGGGGGAAGTTGATGTTGTGCACGGTGGGGGAGGCGGGCTTTTGCCCGACGAGAGAGAGGGCGATCTTCGTGCTCAAGGCGGCGGCGCAGCGGACGGAGTCGGCCATTTCGCCTTCGGCGCGGCCGTGCTTTTCGCGGATGGCTTCGAAGTCCACCTGCGGGATGACATGGGAAAAGGCGACGGCGGGCAGCCCCCAGAAGGCCCCCTCCATTGCCCCGGCCACGGTGCCGGAGGAGAGGATGAGCGGCAGGCAGGCGTTGTAGCCCAGGTTGATGCCGGAGCAGACCACGTCGGGCTTACGTTCGCCCATGAGGTGTCCGAGGGCGATGTTTACGCAGTCGCTGGGCGTGCCGTCGAGTGCGTAGGCAGTGCAGCCGAGAGTTTCGTTTTCGGCGATGTGGACTTCGCGGCGCCGGCTCATGGCGCGGCCGATCCAGCTCTGCTCACCCATCGGGGCGGCCACGACCACCTCAAAATCGTTCTGCATCGCCTCGACCAGCACCCGCAGGAACCAGGAGTCGATGCCATCGTCGTTCGTAATCAGTGCAAGCGGTTTGGACATTGGGTTATTAATTCAAAAAAAGGCAGATTAGTCCAGCAACACCGCCCAGAATAAAGCAGGCAAATCCAATGAGTCCCAAACGTTTTTCTGTTTTGCCCGAAGAGACTAGAGATTGATCGTTTGATTGGAGTTCTTCGTGACTGATGTTACCCTGAAAGAATTCCGAGACGTCATTCTGCCAATTCTTGAACAGTTTGGCGCATGAAAAATATGCGTATGCAACCAGGCATCCACTTAGAATGATGCCGATAAAGAACAATAATAGAGATGTAATGATCAGCCAACTGTAGAAAATGTTGTTCGCAGCGCCAATGAAGCTCAACGTAGTAATCGCTCCACCAGAATTCGTTACCATTAGGTATTTAATCGATTCTTTACCCCATTCTTTCTCCAACTCATAGAGTTGTTCCCATCTTGTCTCTATTTGGATTTTTCTTTTTTCCCACTCGATGTGTTTTTCTGCTGTCATACATAATGGCTTTTATAAATATCCTTTATTGGCAAAAGAAAAATCCCGGTTCCTTGCGGAACCGGGATTTGCTAAAGAATGTTGCCTGTGGATGGCAGTGTCCCTCGCGGGATAGGAGCCTTTTGGCTCCGTAAGGGCAGAGCCCTTCAATGCCACTAGGTGCAACCTAGTCGCGGCGGCGGCGGTCGCCACGGTCGCCACCACGGCCTCCGCGATCACCACCACGGCCACGTCCGCCACGGTCGCCGCGATCACCACGGTCACCGCTGCGCTCGGGCTTGGGCTTGGGCTCGTAGGGGATGCCCTGGGCTTCGGCGAGGGCGGCGCGGCGGCTCAGGCGAACCTTGCCACGGTCGTCACGACCGATGCACTTGACCACGATTTCGTCGCCAACCTTGCAGACGTCCTCGACCTTTTCGACGCGGAAGTCGGCCAGCTCGGAGACGTGGACGAGGCCTTCCTGGCCGGGGAGGCATTCGACGAAAGCGCCGAACTCCTTGGTCGAGCGGACGATGCCCTTGTAGGTCTTACCGTCTTCGATTTCGGCGGTGACCATTTCGACTTCCTTGACGGCGCGGGCCATGCTCTCGCCATCGGTGGCGAAGACGTTGACGCGGCCGCTGTTGTCTTCGGCGATGTCGATCTGCGCGCCGGTGATTTCGGTGATGCGCTTGATGTTCTTGCCGCCGGGGCCGATCAGCATGCCGATCTTTTCCGGGTCGATCTGGAGGGTTTCGATGCGCGGGGCATGTTCCTTCAGCTCGGAGTTCGGGCTGGCGATGGCGGCGGTCATGACGCTCAGGATCTTGTCGCGGGCGATCTTGTTGCGCTTGATCGCTTCCTTGGCGATTTCGAAGGGCAGACCGTGGATCTTGAGGTCGAGCTGGAAGCCGGTGATGCCTTCGCTCGTGCCGCAGATCTTGAAGTCCATGTCACCGAAGTGGTCTTCGGCACCGATGATGTCCGTCAGGATGACGTGCTGGTTGATCTTGCCGTTCTCGTCGGTCTTGGTGACGAGGCCGCAGGAGATCCCGGCGACGGGCGCGGTGATCGGCACGCCGGCGTCCATCAGGGCGAGGGTGCCGCCGCAGACGGAGGCCATGGAGGTCGAGCCGTTGGACTCCATGATGTCGGAGACCACGCGGATGGCGTAGGGGAACTCGTCCTCGGGCGGGAGCACGGGCAGGAGCGAACGCTCGGCCAGCGCGCCGTGACCGATCTCGCGGCGACCGGGGCCGGTGAAGCGGCCGGTTTCGCCGACGGAAAAGGGCGGGAAGTTGTAGTGCAGGATGAAGGACTTCGAGCGGGGACCGCCGGTGAGGCCGTCAAGCTCCTGGGTGTCGCGGGTGGTGCCGAGCGTGACATTGACGACGCTCTGGGTCTCACCGCGTTGGAAGAGGGCGGAGCCGTGGACGCGCGGGAGCACGTCGGTCTCGCAGGAGATGGCGCGCAGGTCCTCGGGGCCGCGGCCGTCAACGCGCTTGCCGGAGTCGAGGATGTTCTGGCGGTAAACTTCTTCCTGAAGAACTTCGAAGGCCATCGCGATCTGGTTCTCGTCGAAGTTTTCTTCGCCGACCTTTGCCTTCACAAACTCGGCGGTGCTTTCCTTGAGGGCGTCCACAGCGGCCTCGCGGTCCTGCTTCTTGTCCTGGAAAACGGCTTCGGCGAGTTTGCCGGCTGTCTGTTCGCGGCACATGTCGAGGATTTCGGGCTTGGCGTTGTGCAGCTCGAATTCCTTCTTGGCCTTGGCCACCTGGGCGGCGAGGTCCTTCTGCGCGGCGATGATGGGCTGGATGGCCTTGTGGGCGAACTCCAGGGCCTCGACGAAGCGCTCGTCGGTCATCTGGTCGGCCGAGCCTTCGATCATCATCATTTCGTTTTCGTTGCCGACGTAGATGAGGTCGAGGGTGGATTCAAACATCTGCTCGTTGGTCGGGTTGACCACGAACTCGCCGTCGATTTCGCCGAGGCGGATGCAGCCGATGGGGCCGTTCCACGGCACGTCGGAGCACATGAGGGCGGCGGAAGCGCCGTTGACCATGAGGATGTCCGGTTCGTTGACCAGGTCGGTGGTCATGAGCATGCCGATGACCTGGACTTCATTGAGGAAGCCCTTGGGGAAGAGCGGACGCAGGGGACGGTCGCAGAGGCGGGAAGTAAGGATTTCCTTTTCCGAGGGGCGACCTTCGCGCTTGAAGTACCCGCCCGGGAAACGCCCGGCGGCGGAGAACTTTTCGCGGTAGTCAACCGTCAGGGGGAAGAAGTCCTGGCCGGGCCGCATGGAGTTGGCGGCGGTGGCGCTGACGAAAACTTCCGTTTCCCCCAGAGAGATGGTGACGGCACCGCTGGCCTGCTTGGCGATGGTGCCCGTCGAGATCGTGATTCCGAGGTCACTGGCTGTGACCGAGTATTTTTGCTTCATAGGATTGTATCTTATTCTTGGATATGCCGGGGACGGGTCGGACGTCGTAGCGCCGGCATGACGCTTAGGGTTTGTTCAGGGCCGGGTCCGCAGGCTCGGAAGCGCACGGGCCTGCCCCAAAAGTGATAAAAAAGCCGCCCGAACATGCGTTGGGCGGCCTTTGCTGGGACTAGCGGCGCAGACCGAGGCGGGCGATGAGCTCGTTGTACTTGTCGAGCTGGGTCCGCTTCAGGTAGTTGAGGAGCTTTCTGCGGCGCGAGGTCATGGCGATCAGCCCGCGGCGCGAGTGGAAGTCTTTCCGGTGCGTGCGCAGGTGGTCCGTGAGGTGGGCGATACGGGCCGTCAGAAGCGCAACCTGCACTTCGCACGAGCCGGTGTCCTTTTCGTGGACCTTGTATTCTCCGATAACCTTGTTTTTGTCTACAGCTTCAGCCATTTGATGTTTTTCTATTGCACGACGCCTGGACCGCTCGAAGGAGGGTCGTACTTCCAGCCACTCGCCGGGAGTACCGTTAACAGCGCCCGTGGGCGCTGGGCCGCGGAAGCGGGCGAACGAGCCGCCGACTTCTAACGCAAAGGCAAGGAGCATGTGGTTTTACCGGCGGCTTTCAAGGACTTTTTTCGCGCCCCTTGCGCCCAGGAAGTGGCTGGATTGGAGCGTTACGGAGAGTCGCCGCAGTCCAATTGGCCTGACCCGAAAGCTTTTCCGCGCCCAGGATTCCGGCGGGGCTTTCGGAACCCTGAGCGCGGACCGCATGCGTGCCTGCGGCCCGCTGACCAGCCCGAGGTTTCCTGTTCGGTACTACGGACCGGCTTATCATAGGAGAAGGATAACCGTATAATATTCCGCTTGGAGTATATATCTGTGGGATGCGCAATAAGGTTCTTGACCAAATGATTCGTGTGCGAATAATGGTGCGAACATATGCCGATTCCTGATTCAAAGGGCTTGCCGGAGGTTGAAATGCCGTCGGACGCAGGCCTGGAAACGCTGCCGCTGGTTCCCAGGGGGCGCTACGACCTGCGCATCCTGAAGTCGCTGCGGCGGATTATCCGCTCGGTGGACGTTTATTCGCGGCGGTTGGCGCACGAGCACGGCGTGACTGTGCCGCAACTGGTCTGCTTGCTTAAGCTCGACGAGTTGGGCGCGCTGACGCTGAAGGAGCTTTCGGAAGAGGTTTTTTTAAGTCCGAGCACGTTGGTGGGAATCATTGACCGGCTGGAGGCGCATGGGCTGATCGCCCGCCGCCGCTCGGTACGCGACCGACGCAAGGTCCGGCTCGACCTGACCGAAAAGGGGAGCGCCCTGGTAGCGGCTTCGCCTTCGCCGTTGCAGGACGGGTTGGCCCAGGGATTGGAGGGGTTGCCTGAGCTTGAGCGGGCCACCATCGCCCTGTCGTTGGAGAAAATTTTGGACCTGATGGAGGGCATGCCCGCAGTGGAGACGCACGCGGAGGCCGCCCCCATTTTGGAGACTCGCCCCGACCTCAAGGCCTGAGTGGCCGCGCCGGGCACGGGGACCGGCATATTTTTTGGGATTTATGACAAACACAGCCAAACAATTGAAACAAGACTACGGCGACGATCCGATCGCAGTTCGCGAAACCGGTAAGTACGTGGACGAGTACATCGGCGGCTTTGTTGAGAAGTGGGATGAATTGATCGACTGGGACCAGCGTGCCCAGTCAGAGGGCCGCTTTTTCATCGATCTGTTGAAGGAACGCGGTGCGAAAAAAGTTCTCGATGTGGCCACAGGGACGGGGTTCCACAGCGTGCGCCTGCTCAACGAGGGCTTTGAGGTGATCAGTGCTGACGGCACGCCCGCCATGCTCTCGCAGGCCTTCCGCAACGCGCGGGCCAACGGCCACGTCATGCGCACGGTGCAGGCCGACTGGCGCTGGCTCAACCGCGATGTCCACGGCAAGTACGACGCCGTCATCTGCCTTGGAAACTCCTTCACGCACCTGTTCTCGGAGCGAGACCGGCGCAAGGCGCTGGCGGAGTTTTACGCCGCGCTGCGCCACGACGGGATCCTCATTCTCGACCAGCGCAACTACGACATCATGCTCGATTCCGGGAGCAAGCCCCGCCACACCTACTACTATTGCGGGGAAAACGTGCAGGCCGAGCCCGAGCACGTGGACGAGGGGCTGGCGCGTTTCGTTTACCGCTTTCCGGACGGCTCGAGCTATAACCTGAACATGTTCCCGCTACGCCGGAACTATCTCGTCAACCTGATGCGTGAAGTGGGCTTCCAGACCGTAACCACCTATGGTGATTTCAAGGAAACCTACCAGCAGGACGAGCCCGACTTTTTCGTCCATGTGGCCGAAAAGCGCTACCCGAACGAAGAGGAGCCGTCATGAGCGAAGTTGTTGCCAAAACCGAGCAGTACTACGACAGCCGCGACGCGGATGAATTCTACTACCAGGTCTGGGGCGGGGAGGACATCCACATCGGGATGTACCATCGGCGCGAAGAGTCGATCTTCGAGGCCAGCCGCCGCACGGTCGAACGCATGTCTGCCCGGCTGGAGGACTACGTCGCCGGGAGCACGGTGGTGGACATCGGTTCGGGGTACGGTGGTGCTGCCCGCTACCTGGCCCGCGAAAAGGGGTACCGCGTCCATTGCCTGAACCTCAGTCGCGTGCAGAATACCCGCAACCGCCAGATGAACGACGAGCAGACCCTTTCGGTCCTGATCGATGTGGTGGACGGTAATTTCGAGGACATGCCTTTCAACGACGGGCTGGCGGATATTGTCTGGTCACAGGATGCTATCCTGCACAGTGGGGACCGTTTCCAGGTCTTCCGTGAGGTGGACCGCATCCTCAAGCCTGGCGGTCGCTTCGTTTTTACAGACCCAATGCAGAAAGGCGGAGTGGGCCGCGATGCCCTGCAACCCGTTCTGGACCGCATCCATCTGGACACGATGGGTTCCGTGGAGGACTACGACAGCTACGCCGAAAAACTGGGCTGGGAGAAGACCGGATTTGATGACCACAGTGACCAGCTTCCGATCCATTATCAGGCCGTGCTAAGCAATCTGGAGCAGCGTGAGCAGGAACTTGCCGACATGATTAACGCGGAGTACATTACGTCCATGAAACGCGGCCTGCGCCACTGGATTGACGCCGGGAATGCAGGTCTGCTGACGTGGGGAATCCTGGCCTACCAGAAGGGCAGAGGCTAAGATCGGTGGAGTCTGCACCGGGCGAAGCTGCCTTTCTTGAAAAAACCGGTAGCTCAGGAGCGGGCCGCATGCGTGCCTGCGGCCCGCTTGCCAGTACGATTAGCCATGGATGGTTGTTTTGTACTGGCGAGATTCCCTGAGGAACCTATTTTGTATGCTGTCTATCACGGGATTTTCCGAGGGTGGAAAGTCAAGTGGATGGGGACTTCCAGAAGGGGAACGAGTGCTTTTCGGGGTAATGATTATCTATCGGCCAGTTTAAGTATAATTTAAGAGCCCATTAGATAATTTGATGTAATGCAAAGTGCTTGCAGAACGCGCAGGCGCAAAGCCCCATACGGCCTGTCCATTTATAGCGTTTCAAAAAATACTGTAGCCACAGCCTTTGAATGGCTAAATGGCTAATTGTTAATTGTTGGATGCTGAACGTAGATAACAACAATTAGCCATTTAACTATTTAGCCATTCGGTTTTTGATCAACCGTTGAGGATGACGATTTCGTTGATTGTGTGGCAGCCGGGCAGCGCCTGAATCTTGCGGAGGATGCGGTTTTGATTGAACTGAAGCTCCTGCCGGATGACGGGGCTGCCCGCGAGGATAATCAGCTTGCGGCCCTGGACGAGCCGCTGCGGGCGGCAACGGTGGGCGGTGCGCTCGCCGACAACGTCTTTCCAGTTGGCCATGATGACATCTTCAATGTTGTCCTTCCCGATCTGGTAGCGTTCGAAAATCACCTCGACCAGGTTGTCCAGGGTGGTGGCGCTGCGCATCTTGGCCCGGCTGCGCCTGGCGGGGATGCCGCGCAGGCTGGCGATAAGGTCTTCGATGTCGGGCCGGAAGTGCACGCGTATACAGAAGCGGGTTTAGGGCTGGGGCGCAAGTCTGGCCATCAGTTCGGGCAAACCTTCCAGGTGCAGTACGCCGGGGGTGGGATCGCCGCGCTCGTCGGTGAAGGCCCGTTGACGCCCGACCTGGACCGCCCGCCAGCCCGAGGCCAGCGCCCCGGCAATGTCCTCGTGCGGGGTGTCCCCGATGTGGAGCAGGTGGGCCGGTTCGGCCTGGAGGGCCTCCTCGGCGGCAGCAAACATTTTTCGGTGCGGCTTGCCAGCGCCGACGACGGAGGACAGCACCACGGCGTCGAAAAAGCCGTCCAGCTCCAGTTCGCGCAGGAGTCGCAGGAGGCGTTCGTCGTTGTTGGAGAGGATGCCGAGCCGGTAGCCGCGTCCGCGCAGCCGGGAAAGGATCTCGCGCACCCCGGGAAGCATCCGCCAACTGGAGGGGCGGGCGTAGCCCTCCCAGAGATAGTCAAAAAGCGCGGGCAACTTTTCCGGTGGGCACAGACCCGCGAAGGTAAGTGCTACGATTTCTTGCCAGCCTTCGCGGTTGAGAATACCCCCGCGCGGCCCGGCGTTGACCTGCTTGAAGGCCGCCGCGAAGCGAGCCTGAAGCTCTTCCGCCCGGGCCTCGCCGCCGAACTTCTCCAGTGCCGCCGCGTAGGATTCGCCCACCGAGGGGTGGGGCGAGAGCAGCGTCCCGGCAACGTCGAAGGTAATGGCGCGAATGTCGCTAAACATGGCGGCCAAGGGTAACGCCGCTTCCGGCACTTGACGAAGCTAAATCGTGGCCGGGGTCTTATCCGCGTCCCAGAATGTGAATGATTTTAACAGGAAGGTCGGGAAGAACAGAAAGAAAAGGTCTGTGGCGCACATTCCCGTTCTTCCCGGTCTTCCTGTTAAATATCCTTACGGTGGAGAAATGAATGTGTGCTACCGGTGTGCGTCCACCCCGTGCTCGCAGCGGATGCGGCCCGAGTCGAGGGTTTGCTGCAGGCGGGCCTTGTTGGCGGCGTAGTCGTCGCGGGGGAGGAAGGGATGGTTCAAGTGCAGCAGGACGGCCCGCCCGTGCACGAGCAGCCGGTCGCGGCCGAGGTGGTAGAGCCGGGCGGCCAGGTCGGAGTCTTCCGCGCCCCAGCCCTCGAAGGATTCATCGTAGCCGTTGACGGCGAGCAGGTCCTCGCGCCAGAGGCCGAGGTTGCAGCCGAGCACGCCGTGCAGTTCGCGGTTGCGTTTGATCTTCGGGACGGGCAGGCGGATGGCCTTGAAGCGACCCGAGATTTTCCCCGTCCAGAACAGCTTCCGTGCGCTGGCGCGGCCGTCGAGGAAGGCGGGGACGGATTTCTCGTCCAGAAAGGTGCGTCGGCCCTGTACGAAACAGCCTTCGCGGGCCAGCCCCTTGTGGTCGGCCACGAAGCGTTTGCCGGGGATGCAGTCCCCATCGATGAAGACGAGGTAATCGCTGGTGGCGCGGGCGATGGCAAGGTTGAGAATGCGCGAGCGGCGGTAGCCCTTGTCTGCCTGCGAGCAGTGGACGAGCGGGCAGCCGAGGCGGTCGCGCCAATCGGCGGCGACGGCGGCAGTGGCGGCGTCCTCGTCGTCTTCGGCCAGGATGACTTCGTGTGGCAGCTCCGTTCCCCCGTGGATGGCGGCCAGGACCTTGTCCAGCGCCCGGGGGTTGCGGTAGGTGTTAACAATCAGGCCGAGGCTGAAATTTTTCACGGACTTCGGGCGTGGTGTTGTACTCGTAGAGGCGGCTGTGCCGCACGAGCGTGGCAAAGGAGGTCAGGCTGGCGATGTAGAGGCCGGGGAAGCCGTCGAGGAAGCCCCGGCGCAAGAAATAGGCCCGGAAGAACCGCCAGAAGGGGCGGAAAAGCGCGTGCGTGAGCGACCACTTTTTACCGTCGTCGAGCTGGCGGCGCAGGTAGATGTCCGAGTAGTAGTTGATTTTTTCGATCTGGCTGTTGAGCGTCGGGTTGGAGTAGTGCAGCAGGTCGCCGGCAAGCAACTGGCTGCGGCCTTCCAGCTCGATTTTCGTGTGCTCGGGGCTGCCGCCCCAGCGCCCCTTGCCCAGCCGGATGAGGCGCAGGCAGTG from Ruficoccus amylovorans includes these protein-coding regions:
- a CDS encoding HAD-IA family hydrolase, coding for MFSDIRAITFDVAGTLLSPHPSVGESYAAALEKFGGEARAEELQARFAAAFKQVNAGPRGGILNREGWQEIVALTFAGLCPPEKLPALFDYLWEGYARPSSWRMLPGVREILSRLRGRGYRLGILSNNDERLLRLLRELELDGFFDAVVLSSVVGAGKPHRKMFAAAEEALQAEPAHLLHIGDTPHEDIAGALASGWRAVQVGRQRAFTDERGDPTPGVLHLEGLPELMARLAPQP
- a CDS encoding galactosyltransferase-related protein: MKNFSLGLIVNTYRNPRALDKVLAAIHGGTELPHEVILAEDDEDAATAAVAADWRDRLGCPLVHCSQADKGYRRSRILNLAIARATSDYLVFIDGDCIPGKRFVADHKGLAREGCFVQGRRTFLDEKSVPAFLDGRASARKLFWTGKISGRFKAIRLPVPKIKRNRELHGVLGCNLGLWREDLLAVNGYDESFEGWGAEDSDLAARLYHLGRDRLLVHGRAVLLHLNHPFLPRDDYAANKARLQQTLDSGRIRCEHGVDAHR
- a CDS encoding SAM-dependent methyltransferase encodes the protein MSEVVAKTEQYYDSRDADEFYYQVWGGEDIHIGMYHRREESIFEASRRTVERMSARLEDYVAGSTVVDIGSGYGGAARYLAREKGYRVHCLNLSRVQNTRNRQMNDEQTLSVLIDVVDGNFEDMPFNDGLADIVWSQDAILHSGDRFQVFREVDRILKPGGRFVFTDPMQKGGVGRDALQPVLDRIHLDTMGSVEDYDSYAEKLGWEKTGFDDHSDQLPIHYQAVLSNLEQREQELADMINAEYITSMKRGLRHWIDAGNAGLLTWGILAYQKGRG
- a CDS encoding DciA family protein, with product MHFRPDIEDLIASLRGIPARRSRAKMRSATTLDNLVEVIFERYQIGKDNIEDVIMANWKDVVGERTAHRCRPQRLVQGRKLIILAGSPVIRQELQFNQNRILRKIQALPGCHTINEIVILNG
- a CDS encoding glycosyltransferase family 2 protein → MSTARGPLPLTVCLLAHNEAHRIRACLDAVKDMASEIVLVYNDCTDGTETIARDEYGAKIFEHPWQGFREQKNLALDQATQPWVLNLDCDEIVDETLAASLRAFIEADDPAFAGAHFPRKVWFLGRWIKHGDWYPDHCLRLIRLGKGRWGGSPEHTKIELEGRSQLLAGDLLHYSNPTLNSQIEKINYYSDIYLRRQLDDGKKWSLTHALFRPFWRFFRAYFLRRGFLDGFPGLYIASLTSFATLVRHSRLYEYNTTPEVREKFQPRPDC